A genomic stretch from Argiope bruennichi chromosome 2, qqArgBrue1.1, whole genome shotgun sequence includes:
- the LOC129955975 gene encoding polycomb complex protein BMI-1-like, with product MQSSGKIKLVDLNPLLTCVLCKGYYIDATTIIECLHSFCKTCIVRYLQSNKFCPTCDVQVHKTRPLLNIRSDQTLQDIVYKLVPGLFKNEMKRRRDFYRQDDALVQKSIPSSSEKRGDIWGCDRLIFTPEDIISVSLEYSPLSSNSPRVSSNLFSLESFHVNGDINKKRKKCAKSDRRYLRCPGGLKVHHLKKLLRAKYGLLNSDKKVDLLYMHDVLKDEFTLVDLAYIYAWKRSEPLRLFYKITEKSNIIVQNIENSNIIEAFANTVALENQVPLVVSTASTSTCTIPIASLAPSVATAPSSRHPSPPPSPQMAQEPNYFRVANQNAAILHRGQDATLPEPKLKSALKKTSSFNSSESPPILRNLDNDVPEFASKSQLEKGILTNCKTPNDLKLKKRVTFSVNLVQDCQTNNNSMKRKAPKYPGHRGLYKHDPVNASTINKVYHSKNKVLSRKSS from the exons ATGCAAAGCtctggaaaaattaaattagtagatCTGAACCCACTTTTGACATGCGTCTTATGCAAAGGATATTATATAGATGCCACAACTATTATCGAATGTCTTCATTCTT tTTGCAAAACATGTATTGTCCGCTACTTACAATCTAACAAATTCTGTCCTACATGTGATGTGCAAGTTCATAAAACAAGACCACTTCTGAATATTAG ATCTGATCAAACTCTCCAagatattgtatataaattagttccaggtttatttaaaa aTGAAATGAAAAGACGGCGCGATTTTTATAGACAAGATGATGCATTag TTCAAAAGTCCATCCCATCCTCAAGTGAGAAAAGAGGTGATATCTGGGGTTGTGATCGTCTTATATTCACTCCAGAGGATATTATTAGTGTTTCATTGGAATATTCACCTTT aagcagTAACTCACCTAGGGTTTCATCAAATTTGTTTTCTCTAGAG aGCTTCCATGTTAATGGTGACATCAACAAAAag cGTAAGAAGTGTGCTAAATCTGATCGTCGCTATCTCCGATGTCCTGGTGGTTTAAAagttcatcatttaaaaaaactacttcgAGCCAAATATGGACTTCTAAATTCTGATAAAAAg gttgatttattatatatgcaTGATGTTTTGAAAGATGAGTTTACTCTGGTAGATCTAGCGTACATCTATGCCTGGAAAAGG agtGAACCTCTCAGGCTTTTctacaaaataactgaaaaatcaaatataattgtcCAGAACATAGAAAATTCCAATATTATTGAGGCTTTTGCAAATACAGTAGCTCTTGAAAACCAAGTTCCTTTAGTTGTATCTACTGCATCCACATCTACGTGTACTATTCCCATTGCTTCACTTGCCCCTTCTGTGGCAACAGCGCCTTCATCTCGTCATCCATCCCCACCACCATCTCCTCAAATGGCTCAAGAACCAAATTATTTTCGGGTTGCGAACCAGAATGCTGCCATTTTGCACAGAGGGCAAGATGCAACACTTCCAGAACCCAAATTAAAAAGTGCACTGAAGAAAACCTCTAGCTTCAATTCAAGTGAGTCTCCTCCAATTTTGAGAAATTTGGATAATGATGTTCCGGAGTTTGCCAGTAAAAGTCAGTTAGAAAAAGGAATTCTAACAAACTGTAAAACTCCTAATGATTTAAAACTGAAGAAAAGAGTTACATTTAGTGTAAATCTAGTTCAAGATTGCCAAACCAACAATAATAGTATGAAGCGAAAAGCACCAAAGTATCCTGGTCATCGTGGCTTGTACAAGCATGACCCAGTTAATGCTTCGACAATCAACAAAGTTTATCATTCTAAAAACAAGGTCTTATCTCGTAAAAGTTCCTGA